The genome window cgagcgggagaggaggggggggggtcaagCCACTCGCTTTGAGTGCACGCGGCACGTCATCAATGTCCACCTCCGGGTCCTCCAGTTCTGGAGGCGACGTGAGGCGGTTTAGCCGCCAGCAGATCATTCAGCACGTCAAGAAAAGTTTGCTCTACACAGCGTTTGACGTCAAGTGGGTACCACAGACGGCGTCCTTCGCGGTGGTCGGCCAGTACCCAAACAACCAcggcgctctctctctttatcaACTGCACCACGGTGATGTGCAGCCGACGGCCGAGGTGCGGCTTCCTCACCCTCTCAAATGCTGCACGTTTGGGCACAACGtttccttcagcagcagcggcagcgctgctggtgcggcggcgaGTCAGATGGCGTGTGGCGACTTTGCCGGCAGCTTGCAGATTCTCGACCTGAGCCGCCTCAGCTCAACCCccacaagcgcctccaaTGCGCTGAGCGATGTGACAGCTGCTTCTGTGTTTCACATTCCTCACGCACACGAGAGCATCATCAACGCCATCGACGGTGCACGTTACTCGGGACCGCCGGAAGTGGCGACAGGGAGTCGAGACGGCTCTGTCAAGGTGTGGGACACTCGCCAGTCTAACAAGCCTGTGGTGTCGCTCAACCCTGCCGACCCTGCTCGCGCCCGCGACTGCTGGACAGTGCGACTGGGGAACAGCTTTGACCCGGACGAGCGCGTCGTCGCAGCGGGCTACGACAACGGTGACATCAAAATATTCGACCTTCGCACGCAGAAGATGCTGCACGAGATGCACGTGAGCAACGGCGTGTGCGATTTGGAGTTTGACCGGCCCGACATTCCCATGAATAAGCTCATCGTATCGTCCCTAGAAGGTCGGGTGCGTTGCTACGACATGCGCACCTTGCATCCCAAGCTGGGCTACGCGTATGTAGAGGAGCGTGTATCCGAGGGGACAGTCTGGTGCTCTCGCGCGCTGCCCCAGAATCGCGAGATCTTCTtgagtggcggcggcggcgagctgACACTGTGCCTCTACAAGTACCCGCCAGAGCGCACTCTGAAGGACGGGGATGGACTGCAGCGCGGGGTAGCGggtgcggtggaggagctgaacaAGGCGAAGGTCGGGGATCAGCCGATCAACGCGATGGACTGGAATCGTTCGAAGGAGGGGCTCGCcgtgtgcgcctctttcgACCAGAGTATTCGGGTTATACTGGTCACTAAGCTCGGTTTGCTGTCGTAGCGACAAGACGAGGAAGTGGGGAAGAAGTGTGGAAGTACACTGTACTGCCAGATACGCATGCGCCTGCATATGCGCGCTATGCAGTCCTCTCCTGACTTGTCTCTTACCGATAACGCCCTACAAATTgggtacgtgtgtgtgtggccacATCGTtgttccctcttctcctcactCCTCTTGTTTTAgtccccccttttcgtccTCTCTCACATCTTTGTGTGTCACTGGACTCACCTGCGTCTgcgtctgcgtctctctctctctctctgtgtatggGACTGAAGAATGCGCGGCTGCTGGCCGAGGGAAAGGTGAAGATGTCGGGGCACACTGAGAATCAGAGACGTAGACATCCGTGATGGCACGCCGTGTCTGCTCGCCGTAATGAGCATGTGGGCTCATTTGAGGGGGTTGCTCAATAGAAGACGGCTGTCGGGTCGGTGGTGGCATTTatggcgcgcgtgtgggaGATGACTGCAGCGGGCTGCGCATGGCTCTCCCAGTCCTCTGCCGttcttttctcccccctttttgttcTGTTAAGTCTGCGCACGacctcaccccccctccccccacctgTGCATGTCGCGTACTACACAACAGGCAGGAGCCGCCGGCTGTACCGAACAATGTACGCTGCTCACTTCTACTAAGCTTacggagaagcagcggcggtggcggaagGGCATCCAAGAGAACACTCATGCGCACACAAAACATGCAGAGTCAGTGAAAAGCACGACATCGCTGGAGCTCATgcagaggtgaagaggagcggACAGTCAAGTCCAGACAGCGGCAAGTCTTGCACCACATGCGGACCTACACAAATCTGACCTTTTtcagagagggagcgatggtgtggcgtcttgcgctctctctcggtgtgcGAACGTGGATCGTATTTTCTCGTTCTTTTCGCACTCTACCATGTCGCGTCACAATGCCCCTGCATGTTGTGGTGCTGTGCGTCGGCGGAGAAAGGGACTAAGCGACATCGCCTCTGGGTGATTGTCATCTGCGAACGCATGCAGGCACTTTCGACGGAGACAGTGGCGCTCAACTACTCTCACGTTTTgacgctcttttttttctctctgccgtACGCTTTCACACCTATGCTTACGCCGCTGCCCCTCCACTCACGctgacgcacacacgcgttcACATGCGCAGCTCACTTTGCctgtcctctctccctgttcAGCTGCTTCTTCGCGTAGCGAGGCGCCGATATCCTGCGCGGCTCTTTGTTTTAtttttctcgcttctcctttctgtgttttttttttttttcgaagTCCTCCATATTCCACTCTTTTTCTCTGGGCCTTCCCCGTTGCGGTTTGAGCCTCTCCCCAAAGGCGTATTCATCTTTCCTGCAGCcgtcttgtgtgtgcgtctgggggggggggacatcGATGCAATGGCGGCAAACAACGCGAACTACCGCATCAAGGTGATCAAGGATGGGTGCACTGCCGAGGAGCTGTTTCAGGGCGATGGGCTGACATACAATGACTTTATTATTCTGCCGGGCTTCATTGACTTTGGCGCTGCCGATGTGAACATCTCTGGCCAGTTCACGAAGCAAATCCGTCTCCACATCCCGATCGTGTCGTCACCGATGGACACCATCACGGAGAACGAGATGGCCAAGACAATGGCGCTCATGGGCGGCGTCGGTGTACTGCACAACAACTGCACGGTGGAGCGGCAGGTGGAGATGGTGAAGTCGGTGAAGGCGTACCGTAACGGGTTCATCTCCAAGCCCAAGTCGGTGACGCCAAACACTCCCATCAGCGAGATCATCCGCATCAAAGAGGGTAAGGGCATCAGTGGCATCCTTGTGACGGAGAACGGCGACCCACACGGCAAGCTGCTGGGCATTGTGTGCACTAAAGATATCGACTACgtgaaaaaaaaggaaacccCGGTATCGGCGGTCATGACGCGACGTGATAAGATGACGGTGGAGCGTGCGCCGATCCAGCTGGAAGAGGCAATGGATGTGCTGAACCGCAGTCGACACGGCTACCTGCCCATTGTGAACGGGAACGACGAGATTGTCTACCTCTGCTCCCGTCGCGATGCTGTCCGCGCGCGTGATTACCCCCACAGCACGCTGGACAAGAGTGGACGTCTCATTTGCGCTGCCGCGACCTCAACGCGCCCAGAGGACAAGCGGCGCgtagcagcgctggcagaggTCGGCGTTGATGTGCTGGTTCTGGACAGCTCTCAGGGCAACACGATTTACCAGATCGCCTTCATCAAGTGGATTAAGTCGACGTATCCGCACCTCGAGGTAGTGGCGGGGAACGTGGTGACGCAAGATCAGGCCAAGAATCTCATTGATGCCGGCGCGGACGGTATTCGCATTGGCatgggcagcggcagcatctGCATCACGCAGGAGGTGCTCGCTTGCGGTCGCCCTCAAGGCACGGCGGTGTTCAAGGTGGCTCAGTACTGCGCGTCCCGCGGCGTTCCGTGTACCGCTGATGGTGGCCTACGCCAAGTCGGCGACATCTGCAAGGCGCTCGCCATCGGCGCCAACTGCGCGATGCTCGGCGGCATGCTGAGTGGCACGACGGAGACGCCCGGCGAGTACTTCTTCAAGGGTGGCGTGCGCCTGAAGGTGTACCGCGGCATGGGTAGCCTGGAGGCGATGAGTCAGGGCAAGGAATCCGGCAAGCGCTATCTCTCTGAGAAcgaggtggtgcaggtggcgcaggGCGTGTCTGGCAACGTGGTGGATAAGGGCTCTGCCGAGAAGCTCATTGCCTACATCGCGAAGGGACTTCAACAATCCGCACAGGACATTGGCGAGATCAGCTTCGACGCGATTCGAGAGAAGCTGTACGCCGGTCAGGTGCTTTTCAGCCGCCGCTCCGTCACAGCCCAGGGCGAGGGTGGCGTGCATTCGCTTCACAGCTACGAGAAGAAACTGTTTGCAGCCAAGATGTAGGGCGTGTAAGCAGTTCTCCTCCCTCGgtttccccttccttccctctcgcACCGTCCTCGGGGGACTTCTcttactgctgctgctgctgctggcactTGAAAACACACATGCCTTGATCGATGACGGGAGGCCCCTCGTTGTATCTAACTTACTCAGTGTCGTGCACCACACCCTGGCCGCAGAAAAGCGTCCCTGCAGTCCTCCAGCTCCAAGAGGTTCAGTCCATTCGCTCTTCCGAGCGCGATTTCTCATTGCGTCCATcctccgctttctcctcttcgttCGCTTTTCGCTCTCATTCTGTTGTGTTCTGTGAGCCTGTCGTGCGAGAGGCGTCAGCAACGTACCCTCTAAGATGGGGTCAGAAGGGCTGCtgatgtgcatgtgtgcggAAGTcgaaggggtggtggtggtgatcaaaggtggagagaggacgGTGAGCAGATGTTTATGTCTGTTGACTTCGACTGGGTGTCGTTCGAGCTGCCCGGTGCGTTTGGTGTGCATCTGCAtcgaaagaaagagagcgacacCCTCTAAGAGGGGTCAaatcagcagcaccaacgccaTCGACAGAGTTGGCAAGCGCCGGGGAGTGagtacccccctcccttcctccctcttgtTTCCCCGCCTCTCCTTGTGTGTGATCTGTCtcactttttcttctccagGAACCCCTCTATCGACTGGTCTGCATCGCTCTTGCACGAAGGGCGTTTCCTCAACAGAAAATCGAAACGTAATCTTAATCGATCTAAAGGCCTCAAGGGAAACACCTCACGCCCCCTCGTCATTTTCACATCACACCAtatccccccctccccggtATCGCTTCGGTGAGGCGCCCCATCGAcataccaccaccaccactagccagtgtaggtgtgtgtttgcaaacgcgtgcgcctctcttttttctttagTGTTATTGTTCGCATGTTTTGCCCTCTTTGGGGTGTCCGgagctcttcttccccttcaccCCTTTTCTCGGTTGTCTTGTGTTCTGGTTTCTCGTTCGCCTCGTTTTGCATGCGTGCGCACGCATGCAAAACGAGGCGAACCCCCCTACACATGCTGAGCATCGCCTTCGGGCTCATTTGTGTCTCTTCGTGCTTGTCGGTGTGACCTTCCTACGAAGAGTGAAGGAGCGTCTCTACGTAGCCGCTAAGACGGAGATAAATCACTACGCCACACTTTAGGCACAGTATCAGTTTAAACTGCGGCCATGTAtcggtgcgtgcgcgtgtgcatgtgagTGTACGTGCTTTGGCTTTGGCAACACCCAAATCCCTTCCGTTCTTTCATCTTGATCAACGTCTCTCATCTCCATCTCCATTGGACACCCGCGCATatgcgtgcatgcgtgtttACCGCCGTTGCACAagttggggggggggtgcctcGAGGCGTTCATTTATGCTTTGCGCAGAGGCATCGATCTGGCGCACGCAGTTCAGCCAGCTGACTCTCTCTGCTCTCACTTGCGGAAGAGAGTAGTGCAGATCTCACCCGAGTCTGCATCGAGCGTGTGGGCGTATGCGTCTCACATTGAGGCGTGTGTCGTTCctatctccctctctctctctcctgctcaACCCTCAGATGAACCTCTTCCGTGAAGCTCCTTCCACTACGTCTGCCTGTATCGCGCCTGTGTGGTATCGTCTTGCGGTCCGACCGTTGCGCGTGCGTATTGCACTGAGTGtagcacctccaccacctcgacGCACAGACCGAGGGCGCGATAGGGGCAGCATTCAACACGAAGACCCCAAACAAACGCACTAGAGACTACTCAGTTGCTCATCCGCACAGCCACAGTGTTGCCTGTGTGCTTCCTTCAGCCTCCCgtcgcccctctcccttctttttcttctttttttttttagtaTTTTAGTTCCCCAATGCGTCAACGCAAAGGCGCGCCAGCCTCTGCGGTCTCATCCACCGCCACAAAGGATGCTGCATACCCTGACAGCTCAGACAGCACACAGCCAGCGCACCACGCAAGCTTAACGAACGCCGAGGACCTCAACCACAGAGCCACCGCCACTACCCCCACGACCCCCAATGTCGGCTTGCTCCAACTGCGCGCGAATCggctggaggagatggaaTGCTCCTTCCTCTGCGCGCCGAGGTTCGTGTTGCTTCAGGTAATGGACCGAGTGCCGTACGAGCTCAGCCGCTACTTTGTGCCCTCCCTCTTACCCCAGCACGAGGCAATGCTGACTTGCATTCGTGAGCAGTACGGACGCCCGTACTCCGCAGAGGAAGGGCTCGATGCCGAGCTGCTGGGCCGCTTGTGGAACGGGCATAACCGAGTAATGTTTGCGCCGGAAAACTTGGCCTTCTCGGTGACGGCTCACTCAGTGAGTGATCGGTGGAAGGAGATGGGGTTTCAAGGCACTGACCCGTCTACAGACTTCCGTGGAGCCGGCGTTCTGGGTCTCTTACAGCTCGTGTACCTCGTGGAAAACTATCCTCAGCTGTGGAGCACAATCGTGGCCCCCGACTTcctggctgctgccgcagggcTGAACGTGACGATGTACCTCTCGACACTGCTTGGCATCAACCCATCGCTGAATCAGTTTAGCGCTTCGATCCTCTCCAAATATTCCTCGAGCACGGCACGTCTGCGGCTGTGCTGCTTCATTTTTGATCCGAGCGCCGACGTTGCCATTCAGCGACTGGGTGAGGTCTACTGCTTTGCCATGCGTCTTCTGCACTACCGATGGATGCGCTCGACGCGCAACATCATGGAGTTCAACCAGCACCTCAGGAATATGTACACGGAGCTGGACCGGCTGTTGTTTGTGAGTAAGACGCTGGACGAACTGTGCTCTCTTCTGTGAGGGAGCCGCACTTTCCGGGGTTTTCGCTGCGACGTCGTCGACATAAAAATGCCAGTCGGTGGCCGCAACGTCGCTGGTTGCGCCTCGTCTGTGGGTATTACTGAGCGACTTGTGCAGTACGGTACTctgctcttttccttccctcagTCACAGAGTTGCGCACACCAcctgcaccttcttctcGTGCGTGCGGAATCTTTGTTGAATGTCACCATGCTTCTGCCATGTCTCCCCATCTCTCCCTCCGTGGCCCCTCTTCGCATAcgcctccgctctcttcGTGAGGTGTGAGCTGTGGATGCCTCTTGGgcccttttctctgcttAGCGCTCTGCCGCACCGCTGATTTACTGTTCGCTGCTCGTCTGtctggtggcggcggcggcctcggcGCTGGACAGGGTACTGCGAGAGGACCCATTTTGGCTGCTTGTTGCAGACTCTGTCgatgtgtgtctgtgctggACCTCGGACCCTTCATGTCTATACATTGGTGTACACACGCAGTGTATTTACCAGCGCTCTGCACACCGGTGGGTCTTTCGCCTCTACCGAGGCGTTGTCACGCCTGCACCCGTGATGCGTAGTCCCCAAGGGAGAAGCTCTCCGTCTCCATGCTG of Leishmania braziliensis MHOM/BR/75/M2904 complete genome, chromosome 19 contains these proteins:
- a CDS encoding inosine-5'-monophosphate dehydrogenase, giving the protein MAANNANYRIKVIKDGCTAEELFQGDGLTYNDFIILPGFIDFGAADVNISGQFTKQIRLHIPIVSSPMDTITENEMAKTMALMGGVGVLHNNCTVERQVEMVKSVKAYRNGFISKPKSVTPNTPISEIIRIKEGKGISGILVTENGDPHGKLLGIVCTKDIDYVKKKETPVSAVMTRRDKMTVERAPIQLEEAMDVLNRSRHGYLPIVNGNDEIVYLCSRRDAVRARDYPHSTLDKSGRLICAAATSTRPEDKRRVAALAEVGVDVLVLDSSQGNTIYQIAFIKWIKSTYPHLEVVAGNVVTQDQAKNLIDAGADGIRIGMGSGSICITQEVLACGRPQGTAVFKVAQYCASRGVPCTADGGLRQVGDICKALAIGANCAMLGGMLSGTTETPGEYFFKGGVRLKVYRGMGSLEAMSQGKESGKRYLSENEVVQVAQGVSGNVVDKGSAEKLIAYIAKGLQQSAQDIGEISFDAIREKLYAGQVLFSRRSVTAQGEGGVHSLHSYEKKLFAAKM